The Echeneis naucrates chromosome 23, fEcheNa1.1, whole genome shotgun sequence genome has a segment encoding these proteins:
- the LOC115037130 gene encoding protein-methionine sulfoxide oxidase mical3a-like isoform X1 produces the protein MGDKSYPECQAQELYDEFVSASTCRSTLRSFSQLCQHLQLDQNTAERPLYRPIKQRLNYWKANALWAKLDRRAAQPEYLRAQVCKDTTCVVIGAGPCGLRMAVELSFMGARVVLLEKRDSFSRNNVLHLWPFTIHDLRTLGAKKFYGKFCAGAINHISIRQLQLVLLKVALLLGVEVHVNVEFRKLVEPPEDQHPHKVGWRMEVSPKFHLLNQLEFDVVIGADGRRNTLPGFRRKEFRGKLAIAITANFKNRNTSAEAKVEEISGVAFIFNQRFFRDLHQETGIDLENIVYYKDDTHYFVMTAKKQSLLDKGVIRQDLVDSEQLLSRGNVDQNALQAYAREAANFSTNHQLPSLDFAINHYGQPDVAMFDFTSMYASENAAMVRQRHGHQLLITLVGDSLLEPFWPMGTGVARGFLAALDSAWMIRNWSQGAAPLDVLAERESLYRLLPTTTPENMQRNITLFSIDPATRYLNPPPPSITPAQVRHLVDTGEEVGLNSNCDDIIRLPSPSFLREESFSRSNQLLSWCQEQTRGYCGVAIDDLTTSWRSGLALCALIHRHRPDLMLTKVVCVLRDFDSLDPLREQDNVLMAIGVAEREFGIPPVMTAEEMRSGGGPDSLSMVMYLSQFHQLLKDSPPTVSLCHSSELRSALVSPASLLSRLGRCSSIRLKPQELEDTAGKKRKTSGPEEEKTCDLNCDINRQVCDQMLVGGSRVRLMANQLQAKLNESLSTYASSTSSAAAALHHQGEALSSPVPLEAVEAAQQSSWRPRKRTLQQEQMSFRFKEKLKSQSSTDQQVCGGCSDTCFLCKRKVYVMERVSAEGLFFHRSCFQCYSCGSTLRLAAYTYDRHDGRFYCLQHHGRLNAETMRTRWTLPNRAAAARGSTACLVSVPSPSSTDSLVSADCHRWSAVSVRAGTPETVELEKYRRRSTALEEELQGPGGPQEVSEETLNWINLGLEQKLGSSQSEMEEEEEEEYKNEEEEEDEETSDGSDITLSDTPEDPDSASKPPSSITSSTPLSVTPPRCTTPSTTSFNTTPDFTHDDKRNTALPTNCTPVVITRAITRKQPAAGEWGSFDDITPELPSNKLLQEKEVDSDKTEEEAESEWLKRRKRHTGAHSLPPCLLLPSLQAGGGALLLQLKGLREAPRQVDVEIGGARALWRAVFSGKKKERKKRGGTLPPHRETANQRRATGLSPTGDSGLDSSMLLWSTQQQAPWKNNSWQMFDLTAEFHKVSMKEEEDQEPIYIPHALAFQRSYGIQKTLVKDRHPLQESDGQSSSPTEVVGVFVQPKEQSSLSVKETMFQRVPDGEDQDLDVKITRRVQRAAQRKAKREELKRFHRAQMIQMLLQQLEEKQKRLEQKGVMVERALRGEAVSAGLSGLDNTALMQQWFQLVQQRNILVRYESELTILARELELEDRQSRLQQELRERMAVDDNLKEDWQLVEERLILEEMLDVVEQRNSLVSLLDEQRLQDQQEDQNLGEVMMTRGLGFSWT, from the exons ATGGGAGATAAGTCTTACCCAGAATGCCAAGCCCAGGAGCTTTATGATGAGTTTGTGTCAGCGTCGACCTGCAGGTCAACACTGCGGTCCTTCAGCCAGCTGTGTCAGCATCTGCAGCTGGACCAGAACACTGCTGAGAGGCCCCTGTACCGACCAATCAAACAGCGCCTTAATTACTGGAAAGCTAACGCTCTATGGGCCAAACTGGATCGAAGGGCCGCCCAGCCAGAATACCTGAGGGCCCAGGTCTGCAAGGACACCACG TGTGTGGTCATTGGGGCAGGGCCCTGTGGCTTGAGGATGGCAGTGGAACTGAGCTTCATGGGAGCTCGGGTGGTGCTGCTGGAGAAGAGAGACTCGTTTTCCAGGAATAATGTGCTCCACCTGTGGCCTTTCACCATCCATGACCTACGGACCCTTGGGGCAAAAAAGTTCTATGGAAAGTTTTGTGCAGGCGCCATCAACCACATCA GTATTCGGCAGCTGCAGCTGGTCCTGCTGAAGGTGGCCTTGCTGCTGGGGGTGGAGGTCCATGTAAACGTGGAGTTCAGAAAGCTGGTGGAGCCTCCAGAGGACCAGCACCCTCACA AGGTGGGTTGGAGGATGGAGGTCAGTCCGAAATTTCATCTCCTCAATCAGCTGGAGTTTGATGTCGTCATTGGCGCTGATGGACGCAGGAACACACTACCAG GTTTCAGACGGAAGGAGTTCAGAGGGAAGCTGGCAATCGCCATCACAGCaaactttaaaaacaggaaTACGTCAGCTGAGGCCAAAGTGGAGGAGATCAGCGGCGTGGCATTTATCTTCAACCAGAGGTTCTTTCGGGATCTGCACCAGGAAACCG gGATCGACCTGGAGAACATTGTCTATTATAAAGATGACACTCACTACTTTGTGATGACTGCAAAGAAGCAGAGTCTCCTGGACAAAGGCGTCATCCGGCAG gACCTTGTTGACTCCGAGCAGCTCCTCTCTCGGGGAAACGTGGACCAGAATGCATTGCAGGCGTATGCTCGTGAGGCTGCCAACTTCTCCACCAATCACCAACTGCCATCTCTAGACTTCGCCATCAACCACTATGGCCAGCCAGATGTTGCCATGTTTGACTTCACCAGCATGTATGCATCAGAGAACGCCGCCATGGTCCGCCAACGCCATGGACACCAGCTGCTCATCACGCTGGTGGGAGACAGCCTGCTGGAG CCGTTTTGGCCAATGGGGACCGGAGTAGCTCGGGGCTTCCTGGCAGCTCTGGACTCGGCCTGGATGATCCGGAACTGGTCTCAGGGTGCGGCTCCTCTGGATGTCCTGGCTGAGAG GGAGAGTCTTTACCGTCTCCTTCCCACCACCACCCCTGAAAACATGCAGAGGAACATCACCCTGTTCTCCATCGACCCAGCAACACGGTACCTGAACCCACCGCCCCCCAGCATCACACCTGCACAg gtGAGACACCTGGTGGACacaggagaggaggtggggcTAAACAGCAATTGTGATGACATCATCCGCCTGCCTTCACCCAGCTTCCTCAGAGAGG agtcCTTCTCTCGGTCCAATCAGCTCCTTTCTTGGTGTCAGGAACAGACTCGTGGTTACTGTGGTGTTGCTATTGATGACCTGACTACTTCCTGGAGGAGTGGTCTGGCTCTGTGTGCGCTCATTCACCGACACCGACCTGATCTCAT GCTCACCAAAGTAGTGTGTGTCCTCAGAGACTTTGACTCTCTGGACCCGCTGAGGGAGCAGGATAACGTCCTCATGGCGATAGGCGTGGCCGAGCGGGAGTTTGGGATCCCTCCTGTGATGACGGCGGAGGAGATGAGGTCTGGTGGGGGGCCGGACTCTCTGTCCATGGTCATGTACCTGAGTCAGTTCCACCAACTGCTCAAAGACTCCCCGCCCACAG tttcCTTGTGCCACAGCTCTGAACTCAGATCAGCTCTCGTCTCTCCGGCCTCACTGCTCAGCCGACTGGGGCGCTGCTCATCCATCAGACTCAAACCACAG GAGCTGGAAGACACTGcagggaagaagaggaagaccaGCGGACCTGAAGAGGAGAAG ACATGTGACCTGAACTGTGACATCAACAGGCAGGTATGTGACCAGATGTTGGTGGGTGGGTCCAGAGTTCGTCTGATGGCTAATCAGCTCCAAGCGAAGCTGAATGAGAGCTTGTCCACTTACGCAAGTTCtacttcttctgctgctgccgctCTACATCATCAG GGGGAGGCCTTGTCAAGTCCTGTTCCCTTAGAAGCTGTAGAGGCTGCTCAGCAATCATCATGGAGACCG AGGAAGCGAACTCTTCAACAGGAGCAGATGAGTTTTCGATTCAAAGAGAAGCTGAAGTCTCAAAGCTCTACGGACCAGCAG GTGTGTGGTGGATGCAGTGACACGTGTTTCCTGTGTAAGAGGAAAGTGTACGTGATGGAGCGAGTCAGTGCAGAGGGCTTGTTCTTCCATCGCAGCTGTTTCCAGTGTTACTCTTGCGGCTCCACCCTGCGACTGGCTGCCTACACCTATGACCGCCATGACG GGAGATTTTACTGTCTTCAGCATCATGGGCGTCTGAATGCGGAGACCATGAGGACAAGATGGACACTGCCCAACcgagctgctgcagccagagGGTCCACG GCGTGTCTAGTGTCcgtcccctccccctcctccactgACTCCCTGGTGTCAGCCGACTGTCATCGCTGGTCAG CAGTTTCCGTGAGGGCGGGGACACCTGAGACGGTCGAGCTGGAAAAATACAGACGGCGCTCGACTGCACtagaggaggagctgcaggggCCTGGGGGGCCACAAGAGGTCTCTGAGGAGACCCTGAACTGGATCAACCTGGGATTGGAACAGAAACTTGGCAG ttcacagtctgagatggaggaagaggaggaagaggaatacaagaatgaagaggaggaagaggacgaggaaACCAGTGACG gaagtgacatcacactCTCTGACACACCTGAGGACCCAGATTCTGCCTCCAAGCCTCCCTCATCCATCACTTCTTCCACGCCTTTATCTGTGACTCCGCCTCGCTGCACCACACCTTCTACCACCTCCTTCAATACAACACCTGACTTCACCCATGATGACAAGAGAAACACAGCTCTGCCTACAAATTGCACGCCCGTTGTCATCACAAGAGCCATTACTCGGAAACAACCTGCTGCTGGAGAGTGGGGCTCGTTTGATGACATAACACCTGAGCTGCCTTCAAACAAGCTCTTGCAGGAGAAAGAGGTGGATTCAGATAAAACTGAAGAAGAGGCAGAGTCAGAATGGTTGAAGAGGAGGAAGCGACACACGGGAGCTCACAGCCTCCCCCCTTGCTTACTCCTCCCTTCTCTGCAGGCTGGGGGCGGGGCTCTTCTGCTCCAGCTAAAGGGACTCAGGGAGGCTCCCAGACAGGTGGACGTGGAAATAGGTGGAGCCAGAGCTCTGTGGAGGGCGGTCTTctctggaaagaaaaaggagaggaagaagagaggggggACTTTACCTCCACACAGggaaacagccaatcagaggagagctACAg GTTTGAGTCCAACAGGGGATTCTGGTCTGGACTCGAGCATGTTGCTGTGGTCTACACAACAACAAGCACCCTGGAAAAATAACAGT TGGCAGATGTTCGATCTCACAGCTGAATTTCACAAAGTCAgcatgaaggaggaggaagaccaaGAG CCGATCTACATCCCTCATGCTCTGGCGTTTCAGCGGTCATACGGCATCCAG AAAACCTTAGTGAAAGACAGACATCCCCTGCAAGAGTCAGATGGACAGTCCTCCTCTCCCACTGAGgttgtgggtgtttttgtcCAGCCTAAAGAGCAGTCGAGTCTAAGTGTGAAGGAGACCATGTTCCAGAGGGTACCAGATGGCGAGGACCAAGACCTGGATGTTAAGATCACTCGTCGAGTTCAGAGAGCTGCTCAAAGAAAGGCCAAACGGGAAGAGCTGAAGAGGTTCCACAGGGCTCAG ATGATccagatgctgctgcagcagctggaggagaaacagaaacgGCTGGAACAAAAAGGAGTGATGGTGGAGAGAGCGCTGAGAGGAGAAGCTG
- the LOC115037130 gene encoding protein-methionine sulfoxide oxidase mical3a-like isoform X5 has translation MGDKSYPECQAQELYDEFVSASTCRSTLRSFSQLCQHLQLDQNTAERPLYRPIKQRLNYWKANALWAKLDRRAAQPEYLRAQVCKDTTCVVIGAGPCGLRMAVELSFMGARVVLLEKRDSFSRNNVLHLWPFTIHDLRTLGAKKFYGKFCAGAINHISIRQLQLVLLKVALLLGVEVHVNVEFRKLVEPPEDQHPHKVGWRMEVSPKFHLLNQLEFDVVIGADGRRNTLPGFRRKEFRGKLAIAITANFKNRNTSAEAKVEEISGVAFIFNQRFFRDLHQETGIDLENIVYYKDDTHYFVMTAKKQSLLDKGVIRQDLVDSEQLLSRGNVDQNALQAYAREAANFSTNHQLPSLDFAINHYGQPDVAMFDFTSMYASENAAMVRQRHGHQLLITLVGDSLLEPFWPMGTGVARGFLAALDSAWMIRNWSQGAAPLDVLAERESLYRLLPTTTPENMQRNITLFSIDPATRYLNPPPPSITPAQVRHLVDTGEEVGLNSNCDDIIRLPSPSFLREESFSRSNQLLSWCQEQTRGYCGVAIDDLTTSWRSGLALCALIHRHRPDLMLTKVVCVLRDFDSLDPLREQDNVLMAIGVAEREFGIPPVMTAEEMRSGGGPDSLSMVMYLSQFHQLLKDSPPTVSLCHSSELRSALVSPASLLSRLGRCSSIRLKPQELEDTAGKKRKTSGPEEEKTCDLNCDINRQVCDQMLVGGSRVRLMANQLQAKLNESLSTYASSTSSAAAALHHQGEALSSPVPLEAVEAAQQSSWRPRKRTLQQEQMSFRFKEKLKSQSSTDQQVCGGCSDTCFLCKRKVYVMERVSAEGLFFHRSCFQCYSCGSTLRLAAYTYDRHDGRFYCLQHHGRLNAETMRTRWTLPNRAAAARGSTACLVSVPSPSSTDSLVSADCHRWSAVSVRAGTPETVELEKYRRRSTALEEELQGPGGPQEVSEETLNWINLGLEQKLGSSQSEMEEEEEEEYKNEEEEEDEETSDGSDITLSDTPEDPDSASKPPSSITSSTPLSVTPPRCTTPSTTSFNTTPDFTHDDKRNTALPTNCTPVVITRAITRKQPAAGEWGSFDDITPELPSNKLLQEKEVDSDKTEEEAESEWLKRRKRHTGAHSLPPCLLLPSLQAGGGALLLQLKGLREAPRQVDVEIGGARALWRAVFSGKKKERKKRGGTLPPHRETANQRRATGLSPTGDSGLDSSMLLWSTQQQAPWKNNSWQMFDLTAEFHKVSMKEEEDQEPIYIPHALAFQRSYGIQKTLVKDRHPLQESDGQSSSPTEVVGVFVQPKEQSSLSVKETMFQRVPDGEDQDLDVKITRRVQRAAQRKAKREELKRFHRAQMIQMLLQQLEEKQKRLEQKGVMVERALRGEAGLSGLDNTALMQQWFQLVQQRNILSSRAGAGGQTESAAAGAQGEDGGGRQPEGGLAAGGGASDPGGDVGRGGAEKLSGVFAG, from the exons ATGGGAGATAAGTCTTACCCAGAATGCCAAGCCCAGGAGCTTTATGATGAGTTTGTGTCAGCGTCGACCTGCAGGTCAACACTGCGGTCCTTCAGCCAGCTGTGTCAGCATCTGCAGCTGGACCAGAACACTGCTGAGAGGCCCCTGTACCGACCAATCAAACAGCGCCTTAATTACTGGAAAGCTAACGCTCTATGGGCCAAACTGGATCGAAGGGCCGCCCAGCCAGAATACCTGAGGGCCCAGGTCTGCAAGGACACCACG TGTGTGGTCATTGGGGCAGGGCCCTGTGGCTTGAGGATGGCAGTGGAACTGAGCTTCATGGGAGCTCGGGTGGTGCTGCTGGAGAAGAGAGACTCGTTTTCCAGGAATAATGTGCTCCACCTGTGGCCTTTCACCATCCATGACCTACGGACCCTTGGGGCAAAAAAGTTCTATGGAAAGTTTTGTGCAGGCGCCATCAACCACATCA GTATTCGGCAGCTGCAGCTGGTCCTGCTGAAGGTGGCCTTGCTGCTGGGGGTGGAGGTCCATGTAAACGTGGAGTTCAGAAAGCTGGTGGAGCCTCCAGAGGACCAGCACCCTCACA AGGTGGGTTGGAGGATGGAGGTCAGTCCGAAATTTCATCTCCTCAATCAGCTGGAGTTTGATGTCGTCATTGGCGCTGATGGACGCAGGAACACACTACCAG GTTTCAGACGGAAGGAGTTCAGAGGGAAGCTGGCAATCGCCATCACAGCaaactttaaaaacaggaaTACGTCAGCTGAGGCCAAAGTGGAGGAGATCAGCGGCGTGGCATTTATCTTCAACCAGAGGTTCTTTCGGGATCTGCACCAGGAAACCG gGATCGACCTGGAGAACATTGTCTATTATAAAGATGACACTCACTACTTTGTGATGACTGCAAAGAAGCAGAGTCTCCTGGACAAAGGCGTCATCCGGCAG gACCTTGTTGACTCCGAGCAGCTCCTCTCTCGGGGAAACGTGGACCAGAATGCATTGCAGGCGTATGCTCGTGAGGCTGCCAACTTCTCCACCAATCACCAACTGCCATCTCTAGACTTCGCCATCAACCACTATGGCCAGCCAGATGTTGCCATGTTTGACTTCACCAGCATGTATGCATCAGAGAACGCCGCCATGGTCCGCCAACGCCATGGACACCAGCTGCTCATCACGCTGGTGGGAGACAGCCTGCTGGAG CCGTTTTGGCCAATGGGGACCGGAGTAGCTCGGGGCTTCCTGGCAGCTCTGGACTCGGCCTGGATGATCCGGAACTGGTCTCAGGGTGCGGCTCCTCTGGATGTCCTGGCTGAGAG GGAGAGTCTTTACCGTCTCCTTCCCACCACCACCCCTGAAAACATGCAGAGGAACATCACCCTGTTCTCCATCGACCCAGCAACACGGTACCTGAACCCACCGCCCCCCAGCATCACACCTGCACAg gtGAGACACCTGGTGGACacaggagaggaggtggggcTAAACAGCAATTGTGATGACATCATCCGCCTGCCTTCACCCAGCTTCCTCAGAGAGG agtcCTTCTCTCGGTCCAATCAGCTCCTTTCTTGGTGTCAGGAACAGACTCGTGGTTACTGTGGTGTTGCTATTGATGACCTGACTACTTCCTGGAGGAGTGGTCTGGCTCTGTGTGCGCTCATTCACCGACACCGACCTGATCTCAT GCTCACCAAAGTAGTGTGTGTCCTCAGAGACTTTGACTCTCTGGACCCGCTGAGGGAGCAGGATAACGTCCTCATGGCGATAGGCGTGGCCGAGCGGGAGTTTGGGATCCCTCCTGTGATGACGGCGGAGGAGATGAGGTCTGGTGGGGGGCCGGACTCTCTGTCCATGGTCATGTACCTGAGTCAGTTCCACCAACTGCTCAAAGACTCCCCGCCCACAG tttcCTTGTGCCACAGCTCTGAACTCAGATCAGCTCTCGTCTCTCCGGCCTCACTGCTCAGCCGACTGGGGCGCTGCTCATCCATCAGACTCAAACCACAG GAGCTGGAAGACACTGcagggaagaagaggaagaccaGCGGACCTGAAGAGGAGAAG ACATGTGACCTGAACTGTGACATCAACAGGCAGGTATGTGACCAGATGTTGGTGGGTGGGTCCAGAGTTCGTCTGATGGCTAATCAGCTCCAAGCGAAGCTGAATGAGAGCTTGTCCACTTACGCAAGTTCtacttcttctgctgctgccgctCTACATCATCAG GGGGAGGCCTTGTCAAGTCCTGTTCCCTTAGAAGCTGTAGAGGCTGCTCAGCAATCATCATGGAGACCG AGGAAGCGAACTCTTCAACAGGAGCAGATGAGTTTTCGATTCAAAGAGAAGCTGAAGTCTCAAAGCTCTACGGACCAGCAG GTGTGTGGTGGATGCAGTGACACGTGTTTCCTGTGTAAGAGGAAAGTGTACGTGATGGAGCGAGTCAGTGCAGAGGGCTTGTTCTTCCATCGCAGCTGTTTCCAGTGTTACTCTTGCGGCTCCACCCTGCGACTGGCTGCCTACACCTATGACCGCCATGACG GGAGATTTTACTGTCTTCAGCATCATGGGCGTCTGAATGCGGAGACCATGAGGACAAGATGGACACTGCCCAACcgagctgctgcagccagagGGTCCACG GCGTGTCTAGTGTCcgtcccctccccctcctccactgACTCCCTGGTGTCAGCCGACTGTCATCGCTGGTCAG CAGTTTCCGTGAGGGCGGGGACACCTGAGACGGTCGAGCTGGAAAAATACAGACGGCGCTCGACTGCACtagaggaggagctgcaggggCCTGGGGGGCCACAAGAGGTCTCTGAGGAGACCCTGAACTGGATCAACCTGGGATTGGAACAGAAACTTGGCAG ttcacagtctgagatggaggaagaggaggaagaggaatacaagaatgaagaggaggaagaggacgaggaaACCAGTGACG gaagtgacatcacactCTCTGACACACCTGAGGACCCAGATTCTGCCTCCAAGCCTCCCTCATCCATCACTTCTTCCACGCCTTTATCTGTGACTCCGCCTCGCTGCACCACACCTTCTACCACCTCCTTCAATACAACACCTGACTTCACCCATGATGACAAGAGAAACACAGCTCTGCCTACAAATTGCACGCCCGTTGTCATCACAAGAGCCATTACTCGGAAACAACCTGCTGCTGGAGAGTGGGGCTCGTTTGATGACATAACACCTGAGCTGCCTTCAAACAAGCTCTTGCAGGAGAAAGAGGTGGATTCAGATAAAACTGAAGAAGAGGCAGAGTCAGAATGGTTGAAGAGGAGGAAGCGACACACGGGAGCTCACAGCCTCCCCCCTTGCTTACTCCTCCCTTCTCTGCAGGCTGGGGGCGGGGCTCTTCTGCTCCAGCTAAAGGGACTCAGGGAGGCTCCCAGACAGGTGGACGTGGAAATAGGTGGAGCCAGAGCTCTGTGGAGGGCGGTCTTctctggaaagaaaaaggagaggaagaagagaggggggACTTTACCTCCACACAGggaaacagccaatcagaggagagctACAg GTTTGAGTCCAACAGGGGATTCTGGTCTGGACTCGAGCATGTTGCTGTGGTCTACACAACAACAAGCACCCTGGAAAAATAACAGT TGGCAGATGTTCGATCTCACAGCTGAATTTCACAAAGTCAgcatgaaggaggaggaagaccaaGAG CCGATCTACATCCCTCATGCTCTGGCGTTTCAGCGGTCATACGGCATCCAG AAAACCTTAGTGAAAGACAGACATCCCCTGCAAGAGTCAGATGGACAGTCCTCCTCTCCCACTGAGgttgtgggtgtttttgtcCAGCCTAAAGAGCAGTCGAGTCTAAGTGTGAAGGAGACCATGTTCCAGAGGGTACCAGATGGCGAGGACCAAGACCTGGATGTTAAGATCACTCGTCGAGTTCAGAGAGCTGCTCAAAGAAAGGCCAAACGGGAAGAGCTGAAGAGGTTCCACAGGGCTCAG ATGATccagatgctgctgcagcagctggaggagaaacagaaacgGCTGGAACAAAAAGGAGTGATGGTGGAGAGAGCGCTGAGAGGAGAAGCTG